A single window of Liolophura sinensis isolate JHLJ2023 chromosome 6, CUHK_Ljap_v2, whole genome shotgun sequence DNA harbors:
- the LOC135467509 gene encoding uncharacterized protein LOC135467509, which yields MPANYTSVNDPLLKKYLESKLAQMYVTGKTRLGNRRKRATENVEVKVTDIKQTESGLAVEFYVLEDGNVVPAEAASEVFAEVDVEEQNAIFEAEVIAPVRPIHTSSPSFPVDVTMTPSNIQSSQVLPDSSLGSHGSSATASLDSSILQTSGVLTVSPGDSTLSVVPDSSPGSRGSSVTASLDSSILQTSGVLTVSPGDRTLSVVPDSSLGSHGSSVTASLDSSILQTSGVLTVSPGDSTLSVVPDSSPGSHGSSVIASLDSSILQTSGVLTVSSGDSTLSVVPDSSPGSHGSSVIASLDSSMHQTSGVLTVSSGDITLSVVPDSSLGSHGSSVTASLDSSILRTSGVLPVSSGESTLSVVPDSSPGSHGSSVIASLDSSILQTSGVLTVSPGDNTLSVVPDSSPGSHGSSVTASLDSSILQTSGVPTVSPGDNTLSVVPDSSPGSHGSSVTASLDSSILQTSGVLTVSPGDGTLSVVPDSSPGSHGSSVTASLDSSILQTSGPRKPWF from the exons atgccAGCAAATTACACCTCTGTCAATGATCCACTGTTGAAAAAATACCTCGAAAGCA AACTTGCCCAGATGTACGTTACCGGCAAAACAAGGTTAGGAAATCGGAGGAAAAGGGCAACGGAAAATGTGGAGGTCAAG GTAACTGACATCAAGCAGACTGAATCTGGACTGGCCGTGGAGTTTTATGTATTAGAGGATGGTAATGTTGTCCCTGCTGAGGCAGCCTCGGAAGTCTTTGCTGAAGTTGACGTTGAAGAACAGAATGCCATTTTTGAGGCCGAG GTAATCGCTCCGGTGAGACCAATCCATACATCGTCTCCAAGTTTTCCTGTTGATGTAACAATGACGCCGAGCAATATCCAGTCCTCTCAAGTTTTACCTGATTCCAGCCTGGGAAGCCATGGTTCTAGCGCCACTGCTTCACTTGACAGCAGCATCCTCCAAACGTCTGGGGTTCTAACAGTGTCACCAGGGGACAGTACTCTGTCTGTTGTACCTGATTCTAGCCCGGGAAGCCGTGGTTCTAGCGTCACTGCTTCACTTGACAGCAGCATCCTCCAAACGTCTGGGGTTCTAACAGTGTCACCAGGGGACAGAACTCTGTCTGTTGTACCTGATTCTAGCCTGGGAAGCCATGGTTCTAGCGTCACTGCTTCACTTGACAGCAGCATACTCCAAACGTCTGGGGTTCTAACAGTGTCACCAGGGGACAGTACTCTGTCTGTTGTACCTGATTCTAGCCCGGGAAGCCATGGTTCTAGCGTCATTGCTTCACTTGACAGCAGCATCCTCCAAACGTCTGGGGTTCTAACAGTGTCATCAGGGGACAGTACTCTGTCTGTTGTACCTGATTCTAGCCCGGGAAGCCATGGTTCTAGCGTCATTGCTTCACTTGACAGCAGCATGCACCAAACGTCTGGGGTTCTAACAGTGTcatcaggggacataactctgtctgttgTACCTGATTCTAGCCTGGGAAGCCATGGTTCTAGCGTCACTGCTTCACTTGACAGCAGCATCCTCCGAACGTCTGGGGTTCTACCAGTGTCATCAGGGGAAAGTACTCTGTCTGTTGTACCTGATTCTAGCCCGGGAAGCCATGGTTCTAGCGTCATTGCTTCACTTGACAGCAGCATCCTCCAAACGTCTGGGGTTCTAACAGTGTCACCAGGGGACAATACTCTGTCTGTTGTACCTGATTCTAGCCCGGGAAGCCATGGTTCTAGCGTCACTGCTTCACTTGACAGCAGCATACTCCAAACGTCTGGGGTTCCAACAGTGTCACCAGGGGACAATACTCTGTCTGTTGTACCTGATTCTAGCCCGGGAAGCCATGGTTCTAGCGTCACTGCTTCACTTGACAGCAGCATACTCCAAACGTCTGGGGTTCTAACAGTGTCACCAGGGGACGGTACTCTGTCTGTTGTACCTGATTCTAGCCCGGGAAGCCATGGTTCTAGCGTCACTGCTTCACTTGACAGCAGCATCCTCCAAACGTCTGGG CCCCGGAAGCCATGGTTCTAG
- the LOC135467508 gene encoding uncharacterized protein LOC135467508 translates to MFKRTQPDVYSVQYLVARKQDSGIASSRQKVLWLIVGALLLISIVTISIVLGVVYARWEDHALFEDKQEGSSEDGYPDDTPIKAALQHDALQKDRQMQSINPTAVSPFAPSQDDQVLKPTDVHLHPVITPKRVSLGQFENEVEEVDVLEMTMSLPASVDVTSQEFEHEVAKGQAIFFIILLTH, encoded by the exons ATGTTTAAGAGGACTCAGCCCGATGTGTATTCCGTGCAGTATTTAGTGGCACGGAAACAGGATTCCGGCATCGCCTCATCTCGGCAGAAAGTGTTGTGGCTGATTGTCGGTGCTTTGCTGCTGATTAGTATAGTGACTATCAGCATTGTATTGGGCGTTGTGTATGCTCGCTGGGAGGACCACGCATTGTTTGAGG ATAAACAAGAGGGCTCTTCGGAAGACGGTTATCCTGATGACACCCCGATAAAAGCGGCCCTTCAGCATGACGCTCTGCAGAAAGATAGG CAAATGCAGTCCATCAACCCCACTGCTGTCAGTCCGTTTGCTCCTTCCCAAGATGATCAAGTACTAAAGCCCACTGATGTACACCTCCACCCGGTGATAACGCCAAAGAGAGTTTCGCTGGGACAATTCGAGAATGAAGTCGAGGAGGTCGATGTGTTGGAGATGACGATGTCTTTGCCAGCTTCAGTCGATGTGACATCCCAGGAGTTTGAGCACGAGGTTGCCAAAGGTCAGGcgatattttttattattctacTTACTCACTGA